The following coding sequences are from one Crateriforma spongiae window:
- a CDS encoding ATP-binding protein has protein sequence MHDHDSHPDRLSGADDASDSGRAPDAHPDPAARLDASPQLGAAPQQDAGSQAGSDAERWQFRQHLPSDLSVGSQLGLQLADAMRQYGWPDEEVFRVHLAYEEAIANAIRHGNRHDAEKRIEVHMHCDGDEVQIRITDEGDGFDPDAVPDPTSEHLLEAPGGRGVLLIREIMSDVRFNDDGNQIWMTKRRG, from the coding sequence ATGCACGATCACGACTCCCATCCGGATCGACTTTCCGGTGCCGACGACGCATCCGACTCCGGACGGGCCCCTGACGCCCATCCCGATCCTGCCGCACGACTCGATGCGAGCCCCCAACTTGGTGCCGCCCCACAACAAGACGCCGGTTCCCAAGCCGGCTCCGATGCCGAGCGATGGCAGTTTCGCCAACACCTTCCTTCGGACCTCTCGGTGGGCTCGCAACTGGGGCTGCAACTGGCCGACGCGATGCGACAATACGGATGGCCCGACGAAGAGGTGTTTCGGGTTCACTTGGCGTACGAGGAAGCGATCGCCAATGCCATTCGCCACGGCAACCGACATGACGCCGAAAAGCGGATTGAAGTCCACATGCATTGCGACGGAGACGAGGTTCAGATCCGGATCACCGATGAAGGTGACGGGTTTGACCCGGACGCGGTGCCGGATCCGACCAGCGAACACTTGCTGGAAGCCCCTGGGGGTCGCGGTGTCCTGCTGATCCGCGAAATCATGTCCGATGTCCGCTTCAATGACGACGGAAACCAGATCTGGATGACCAAACGCCGGGGCTGA
- a CDS encoding sensor histidine kinase translates to MRVEKQLPKILSCEFPKTQEFKWYPAVGRRNLSLADELRFSVARLLSAESQLNNYIRSREAFCRDLLIGNLSTARETLKRCENALGVSSWWLESRLLLADTEGGFEKTREELSAILELNVPQNALLLAEYASQRVDATMSVIEYVREVHAMVDAGNYDRIDASLPAYLCFMLHAPGIAFKPPTLDEFAFILRSECTRPIVDHYNSVKRLLWTLMDMDASHACEPSISDSLRAICRLNDPDLAYLQSLLASRTHHERQHDNSLAQKHILSGSREAIIRCSDAVRNSTCDFSNYHFLAAACASSNSEMPPLFPENSVAHNLLKAALGFLSYGEDLVPNYWSLAKASMAFSSTPIGHQVAAFSQRGIPVSVIDIRRQQLIHYPTVTAGLFPSRKITQIINEEELRCYAKACIGVTSAGQVSSEKPQAGPCTQALEFLAEAYDCRVDGQIQEAADLFTELATANKSGFFGGEALRGAVECLLELSSPHQAIELISHSQIPPFVLNQLVPIELLVSHYSKGDHLCNVGCIAWPNLFFMDYLFGRTAARQLHSVYANFLEAHGCSRANQLAREQATNFPLTHLEFFLDAVCSIETMQSDLSFRSSSEVEDERMLILQQLQNLAPENASQYVAEISNLQQQIAIRRAINFVSESKIYFNVEGIEKSLSKSFYEQFQRYLKYKNLAAEKRRMPASQWAPTEEGITETRDGAFVLFKTLFQEVRHAVLFSNEHGLDSYLSVRIRHQTIKGAIRSVFDQLHLVADMERGEYQPNEHWMRHSLGLSEQVREKVGSAIIQFSREIDASIDKASGDWMRIREDNAQTEGWFDVSFSELELDQLRRKLEAIEDEAEFLEAVVFILRERLNDCLVTVRHNVSSVLGSRLNSAIDTLEASLEGVPEQIPPELNAAVTRSRTAVQTQLDEIASWFQLQDVLRLEDFSFDTLLHAAIENVKKCFPSSRFECSVKGVASIEVSGRLFPPLWDLLFLVFENVVRHADEYSNDTSVQVEVTADLLRLSFRNSLGTMQDQSETQSRVAAAQVHEPSMIRKEGGSGFAKIRNILKSDLQLDESCFTAQVADGCFEATVALPIDQISP, encoded by the coding sequence TTGCGAGTCGAAAAGCAGTTACCAAAAATTCTTTCTTGCGAGTTTCCCAAGACGCAAGAATTCAAGTGGTATCCTGCTGTGGGGCGACGCAATTTGTCATTAGCGGACGAACTGCGTTTCTCAGTTGCAAGGCTTCTATCTGCCGAGAGCCAGCTCAACAACTACATACGTTCAAGAGAGGCTTTCTGCCGTGACCTGTTGATAGGCAACCTTAGCACCGCCCGTGAGACGCTTAAACGCTGTGAAAACGCATTAGGGGTGAGTAGTTGGTGGCTAGAGTCTCGGCTCCTGCTGGCGGATACAGAAGGAGGATTCGAGAAAACACGAGAAGAGCTTTCGGCGATATTGGAGCTTAATGTCCCACAAAACGCTTTGCTCCTGGCGGAATACGCGAGCCAGCGTGTTGATGCAACGATGTCCGTCATAGAGTACGTCCGAGAAGTCCACGCCATGGTGGACGCTGGTAATTACGACCGGATTGATGCATCGCTGCCCGCATACCTCTGTTTCATGCTGCATGCGCCCGGAATAGCTTTCAAACCTCCCACACTGGACGAATTCGCGTTCATACTGAGGTCTGAGTGTACTCGCCCGATAGTAGACCACTACAATTCCGTCAAGCGTCTGCTCTGGACGCTGATGGACATGGATGCATCCCATGCCTGCGAGCCGTCAATCTCAGACTCTCTACGGGCAATCTGCAGATTAAATGACCCGGACCTCGCTTATCTGCAATCACTATTGGCGTCGCGAACGCACCATGAGCGGCAACACGATAATTCGCTGGCCCAGAAGCACATCTTGAGTGGCAGTCGTGAAGCCATCATCCGCTGTTCTGACGCCGTCCGCAACAGCACATGCGACTTTAGCAATTACCACTTCCTAGCTGCCGCTTGCGCAAGTTCCAACAGTGAAATGCCGCCGCTTTTCCCGGAGAACTCAGTCGCCCATAACCTCCTGAAAGCCGCCTTAGGGTTTCTTTCATATGGCGAAGACTTAGTGCCGAATTACTGGAGTCTGGCGAAAGCATCAATGGCTTTCTCTAGCACACCAATCGGCCACCAGGTCGCTGCGTTTTCACAACGTGGAATCCCTGTCTCAGTAATTGATATCCGCCGGCAACAGCTGATTCACTATCCGACCGTCACGGCGGGACTGTTTCCAAGCAGGAAGATTACACAAATAATAAATGAAGAAGAACTTCGATGTTATGCAAAGGCGTGTATCGGCGTTACTTCCGCCGGGCAAGTCTCGTCTGAAAAGCCGCAAGCCGGTCCATGCACCCAAGCCCTCGAGTTTCTCGCAGAAGCATACGACTGCAGAGTTGACGGGCAAATTCAGGAAGCTGCCGACCTTTTCACTGAACTGGCTACCGCGAACAAATCTGGTTTCTTTGGCGGCGAGGCATTGAGGGGGGCAGTTGAATGCCTCCTCGAGTTGTCGAGCCCACACCAAGCAATAGAGCTCATTTCGCATAGCCAGATTCCTCCTTTTGTGTTGAATCAGCTGGTTCCCATCGAGCTTCTCGTGAGCCACTACTCAAAGGGTGATCACCTTTGCAACGTTGGGTGCATCGCGTGGCCAAATTTGTTCTTCATGGACTATCTATTTGGAAGAACAGCGGCCCGTCAGTTGCATAGTGTCTACGCAAATTTTCTTGAAGCACACGGATGCTCCCGCGCCAATCAGCTAGCACGGGAGCAAGCAACCAACTTCCCGTTAACTCATCTTGAATTCTTCCTTGATGCGGTGTGCAGCATTGAAACGATGCAGTCCGATCTGTCGTTCCGAAGTTCTTCAGAGGTGGAGGACGAACGAATGCTCATCCTACAACAGCTTCAAAACCTGGCGCCCGAGAATGCATCCCAGTACGTGGCGGAAATATCTAACCTTCAACAACAGATTGCGATCCGCCGCGCAATTAACTTCGTGTCTGAAAGCAAGATTTACTTCAACGTTGAAGGGATAGAAAAAAGCCTTTCCAAATCCTTTTATGAGCAATTTCAGCGGTATTTAAAGTACAAGAATCTCGCTGCTGAAAAGCGACGCATGCCCGCATCACAATGGGCACCTACAGAAGAGGGTATTACCGAAACCCGGGATGGGGCATTCGTCCTTTTTAAAACGCTCTTCCAAGAGGTGAGACATGCTGTGCTCTTCAGTAACGAGCACGGGCTTGATTCCTACCTGAGCGTACGAATCAGGCATCAGACAATCAAAGGTGCCATCCGGAGTGTATTTGATCAACTGCATCTTGTCGCCGATATGGAACGCGGTGAGTACCAGCCCAATGAGCACTGGATGCGCCATTCGCTTGGTCTTTCCGAGCAAGTCAGAGAAAAGGTGGGTTCAGCGATAATCCAATTTTCGCGGGAGATTGATGCGTCTATTGACAAGGCATCCGGTGATTGGATGCGGATACGTGAAGACAATGCACAAACTGAGGGGTGGTTCGACGTAAGTTTCTCGGAGCTGGAGCTTGATCAGCTTCGTCGCAAACTGGAGGCAATCGAGGATGAGGCTGAGTTTTTAGAGGCGGTTGTATTTATCTTGCGAGAACGACTTAACGACTGCCTTGTGACGGTTAGGCATAACGTTTCGAGCGTGCTCGGCTCAAGGCTTAATTCAGCAATTGACACGCTTGAGGCAAGTCTCGAGGGCGTTCCCGAGCAAATCCCCCCGGAGTTAAACGCAGCCGTAACTCGCAGTCGCACCGCAGTGCAAACGCAGCTCGACGAGATCGCCAGCTGGTTTCAATTGCAGGATGTTCTTCGGCTTGAAGACTTCTCGTTCGATACACTGCTGCATGCAGCGATCGAAAATGTAAAAAAGTGTTTTCCTTCTTCTCGGTTCGAGTGCAGTGTAAAGGGAGTTGCATCTATAGAGGTGAGCGGTCGTTTGTTTCCTCCGCTTTGGGATCTGCTTTTTCTTGTCTTCGAGAATGTTGTTCGACACGCCGACGAGTATAGCAACGACACAAGCGTCCAGGTTGAGGTTACTGCCGACCTTTTAAGGTTGTCATTCCGCAACAGCCTGGGGACAATGCAAGACCAAAGCGAGACGCAATCAAGGGTTGCAGCTGCGCAGGTGCATGAACCCTCAATGATTCGAAAAGAAGGGGGTTCTGGGTTTGCAAAGATACGCAATATTCTGAAGTCGGACCTTCAGCTGGATGAGTCTTGTTTCACTGCGCAAGTCGCAGATGGTTGTTTTGAAGCGACTGTTGCCCTACCGATCGACCAAATCTCTCCCTAG
- a CDS encoding MIT C-terminal domain-containing protein — protein MDFDTLFGPYVQGATKIVLTDPYIRLFHQARNLMEFIETVARVKPDDQRVEVELITSEEEFSPEKQQEFFEQIQKNCLPSGILFSWKFEDGIHARHIVTDTGWKVLLDRGLDVFQKYEMNDAFTLANRLQKHRACKAFEVTYIRQ, from the coding sequence ATAGACTTCGACACCCTGTTCGGACCGTACGTTCAGGGGGCAACGAAGATCGTGCTGACGGATCCGTATATCCGGCTATTCCATCAGGCCAGAAATCTGATGGAGTTCATCGAGACCGTTGCGAGGGTCAAGCCGGACGATCAGCGAGTGGAAGTCGAGCTAATCACATCTGAAGAAGAGTTCAGTCCGGAAAAGCAGCAGGAGTTCTTTGAGCAGATCCAAAAAAACTGCTTGCCCAGCGGCATTCTGTTTTCTTGGAAATTTGAGGACGGTATTCACGCCCGCCACATCGTCACGGACACCGGCTGGAAGGTCCTTCTCGATCGAGGCCTGGACGTCTTTCAGAAGTACGAAATGAACGACGCCTTCACGCTGGCCAACCGCCTGCAGAAACACCGAGCATGCAAGGCGTTTGAGGTGACCTACATCCGGCAATAG
- a CDS encoding class I SAM-dependent methyltransferase, whose amino-acid sequence MQTYVYHFVAGTKRHLPKMWWQRGKNPAQPIASGKHAQVVFELLRSANGPMRKGVEVGVFHGVTAANLLALMPDLQLYGVDPWTQYPADAEQPRPDHVQQLGDTKTLYWGLPIALRHLAVNASRWHPIRLPSVKAARCFEDGELDFVFIDGEHSYEAVKADIEAWWPKIRTGGLLIGHDYDPKRFPGVCRAIEEFAESRRRIISRPKCVWAIATNSLLLH is encoded by the coding sequence ATGCAGACCTATGTCTACCACTTCGTCGCCGGCACCAAGCGACACCTTCCGAAAATGTGGTGGCAGCGAGGCAAGAACCCGGCACAGCCAATCGCTTCGGGAAAGCACGCCCAAGTCGTCTTCGAATTGCTGAGATCGGCGAACGGTCCAATGCGCAAAGGAGTCGAAGTCGGCGTCTTCCATGGAGTCACCGCTGCCAACCTGCTGGCCCTGATGCCCGACCTTCAACTCTATGGAGTCGATCCATGGACGCAGTACCCAGCAGACGCCGAGCAGCCCCGCCCCGATCACGTTCAGCAACTCGGCGACACCAAGACGCTCTACTGGGGCCTGCCGATTGCCCTACGGCACCTCGCCGTCAACGCCAGCCGCTGGCACCCAATTCGGCTCCCGTCGGTCAAAGCCGCCCGCTGCTTCGAAGACGGCGAACTCGACTTCGTCTTCATCGACGGCGAACACAGCTACGAAGCCGTCAAAGCCGACATCGAAGCCTGGTGGCCAAAGATCCGAACCGGTGGGCTGCTGATCGGCCACGACTATGATCCGAAGCGGTTTCCGGGAGTTTGTCGCGCCATCGAAGAGTTCGCAGAATCCAGAAGACGAATAATTAGCAGACCGAAATGCGTTTGGGCCATCGCAACTAATTCTTTGCTACTCCACTGA
- a CDS encoding response regulator → MTDVPLVVLVVEDDEHKFERAKRAINERGVIRANIVRMVTTNEAFQWLKENFCDVMILDLCLPRRKGESPTMDAGPELLEWISRADSRCNIPSRVIGLTAYPEASREFQESFSREGFLLAEYSNEGRDWEEAIVRTLLREISVVRSRTRGVIIPLHGIRTIALWHRTLADVAFKEAWYCSVAGWWYGRFSLFAFLSPLARSAKVRWFRERYTATMQEHKDLLSENMLPSVVAHSFGTFILGNALLKYRDIKVDKVILCGSILPRQFPWEYLVRNGQVSRVLNCVGKEDVWPVVSSFVIPGTGSSGRRGFSVESDSVVQEVHNLSHSEFFDPMQIKSEWFGFLEEPVFSQASERAAGHIPRAKADHPFITAAVSPLVFLLLLFSCLSCAYLVSWGYVKVVDVAIESLWHLLGMDLTRR, encoded by the coding sequence ATGACTGACGTGCCACTTGTCGTTCTTGTCGTCGAGGACGACGAGCATAAGTTCGAGCGTGCCAAGCGAGCGATTAACGAACGAGGCGTCATCCGCGCTAACATTGTCCGAATGGTCACAACGAACGAGGCTTTCCAGTGGCTCAAGGAAAATTTCTGTGACGTGATGATACTGGACCTCTGCTTGCCCCGTAGGAAAGGTGAGTCTCCGACCATGGATGCTGGTCCCGAATTGCTGGAATGGATTTCAAGGGCGGATTCGAGATGCAACATCCCTTCTCGCGTGATTGGTCTTACCGCATACCCTGAAGCATCGAGGGAATTTCAGGAGAGTTTTAGTCGCGAAGGATTTCTTCTAGCGGAGTACAGCAATGAGGGGCGAGATTGGGAAGAGGCAATCGTCAGAACATTGCTGCGTGAGATTAGCGTCGTTCGATCAAGAACTAGGGGAGTGATAATACCGCTTCACGGCATTCGCACCATTGCACTTTGGCATCGAACGCTCGCGGACGTTGCTTTCAAGGAGGCGTGGTATTGTTCAGTCGCGGGATGGTGGTACGGTCGCTTTTCGCTTTTCGCTTTTCTTTCACCGCTCGCGCGAAGTGCAAAAGTGCGCTGGTTTCGGGAGCGATACACTGCGACGATGCAAGAACACAAAGACCTTCTTTCCGAGAACATGCTGCCATCCGTCGTTGCCCATAGCTTTGGGACATTTATTCTCGGCAATGCGCTCCTTAAGTATCGAGACATAAAGGTCGACAAAGTGATTTTGTGCGGATCAATTCTGCCGCGACAGTTTCCTTGGGAGTACCTGGTGCGCAATGGACAGGTTTCAAGAGTCTTAAACTGCGTTGGGAAAGAGGATGTGTGGCCCGTGGTGAGCTCATTTGTCATACCTGGGACGGGCAGTTCCGGGCGCAGAGGATTCTCTGTCGAATCTGATTCTGTTGTTCAAGAGGTTCATAACCTTTCGCATTCGGAGTTCTTCGACCCGATGCAAATTAAGAGCGAGTGGTTTGGCTTTTTGGAGGAGCCAGTTTTTTCTCAAGCATCGGAGAGGGCAGCAGGGCATATCCCCCGGGCCAAGGCCGATCATCCGTTTATAACTGCTGCCGTTTCTCCCTTGGTGTTCTTATTGCTCTTGTTTTCTTGTCTTTCTTGCGCTTATTTAGTTTCCTGGGGATACGTGAAAGTTGTCGACGTTGCAATTGAGTCTCTTTGGCATTTGCTCGGAATGGACCTAACACGGCGTTGA